The region GGGCGGTACTTCGCGGAGGTTGGCGCACGGCAGGGTGAGGTATTCGGCGAAGGCGCCGTCCTTGCCGGTGATGCCGAGGACGCGGCGGCTGCGGCAGTGGTTGGCGAGGCCCTCGCGGCAGCGCGGGCAGCGGCCGCAGCCGAGGTTGATGTCGGCGACGACCCTCCTCCCCTCCCACCCTGCTCCCTCTTCGACGACGCCGACGAATTCGTGGCCGAGGATGCCGGTGAAGCCTTTGTAGCCGGCGAGGATTTCGCGGTCGGTGTTGCAGACGCCGGCGTAGAGGACTTTGACGAGGGCTTCGCCGGGGGCGGGGGCCGGAACGGGGTAGTCGTCGCGGTATTTGAGCTGGCCGTCGAAGTAGAGGCAGCGCATGGGGGGACCTCCTTTATGGCGTTTAACTCCTAATATTTTGGCTTCATTGGCGGCTGTTCTCCGGCTTTAGGTTCTCCCCCCGCTGCGCCGGCGGTCTTACTAAGCTCATCGCCGACGACTGGCCGTACGCCGCTAACTGTCTCCTGACAGATAGCGGCTCGCTCGCCGTCCATGGCTCGCGCCGGCTGCCGTTACCGGCTCTCTCGCTAAGTAGCGGCCGCCGTCTCGCTTGAAGGGGGCATCACCCAAAGCCGGAGAATGCCGCGCCGCGGAGGCGGCGGAGATCGACGCTATTTCCCGCGGCTGCGGAGGGCGGCGGCGCGGGCTTCGGCGAAGTTGATCTCGGCCTGCCAGGTGGAGCGTTCTTGGGCGACTTCGCCGGTGAAGCGGCCGTAGTTTTCGATCGCTTTGGCCCGCTGGCCGAGCACTTCTGCCCTGATGCCGGCGACGAGGTATTTGAGCGGCGCCTGGGTTTTGTCCATGCTGTAGGCCTGTTCGAGCTTGCCGATAGCGACGGTGTAATCGCCTTCGTAGGCGTGGACAAGGCCGAGGTTGCCCCAGGCGGAAGCGAAGCTGGCGTCGATTTCAAGGATGGCGGTGAAGTCGGCGCGGGCGGCGGCGTACTGGCCGGTGAGGATGTAGGTGTAGCCGCGGCCGTTAAGGTAGTGAATGTCGCGGGGGGCGAGGGCGACGGCGCGGCTGTAGTGGGTCAGGGCCTCTTGATACTGACCCCTGTCGTAGTAGGCGTTGGCGACGGCGAACTGGGCCCGGTGGTTGTCGCCGTTGGTTTCGAGGTAGCGATCAAGGTCTTTTATGGCGGCGGCGGGCTGGCCGGCGTCGAGAAGGAGGGTGCCGCGCAGGTAGTACATATAGGCGTTGGCGGGGTTTTTCGCGAGGGCGTCGGTGGCGGCGGCGACGGCGGCGGGCTTGTCGCCGTAGTAGATCCAAGCGTGGGCTTCGGCGGCGGCGAGGTAGCCGCCGAGGTAGAGCCAGCCGCCGGCGAACAGCGCGAAGGCGGCGGCGAGCAGGGCTTTGCCCGCCACGGGGAGGGTGCGGCTTTCCTCGCCGAGGGAGGGGCGCAGGACGAGGGCGGCGAGCGCACCGCCCAAAAAGCCGCCGAGGTGGGCCCAGTTGTCGATAAAGGGTGTGAAGAAACCGGTGCCGATCTGGTAGATGGCTACGGCGCCTACGAAGAGGCCGATGCCGCGGTCGCGGAGGTAGAAGTCGGCCCGCCGGCGGTGGAAGAGGACGGCGAGGGCGCCCATGAGGCCGAAGATGGCCCCCGAGGCGCCGACGCCCGGTCCCGGCTGCATGGCAAGGCTGAGGAGCGAGCCGGTGACGGCGGCGAACAGGTAGATGACGGC is a window of Selenomonadales bacterium 4137-cl DNA encoding:
- a CDS encoding rhomboid family intramembrane serine protease — translated: MDTDKTPAAMPETPSAEAEQPLLITADMLVPARPKDPRVPFEKGMSYFPLLVVLLLLANIAVYLWEVATGVLLSQESVIAAGALYRDKVLAGEVWRLVSAAFLHGGFDHILGNAIFLYILGLGTEHAFGLGKTAVIYLFAAVTGSLLSLAMQPGPGVGASGAIFGLMGALAVLFHRRRADFYLRDRGIGLFVGAVAIYQIGTGFFTPFIDNWAHLGGFLGGALAALVLRPSLGEESRTLPVAGKALLAAAFALFAGGWLYLGGYLAAAEAHAWIYYGDKPAAVAAATDALAKNPANAYMYYLRGTLLLDAGQPAAAIKDLDRYLETNGDNHRAQFAVANAYYDRGQYQEALTHYSRAVALAPRDIHYLNGRGYTYILTGQYAAARADFTAILEIDASFASAWGNLGLVHAYEGDYTVAIGKLEQAYSMDKTQAPLKYLVAGIRAEVLGQRAKAIENYGRFTGEVAQERSTWQAEINFAEARAAALRSRGK